A genomic region of Pseudomonas frederiksbergensis contains the following coding sequences:
- a CDS encoding LysR family transcriptional regulator, with protein sequence MDRLQAMRVFVTVVDLGSQSAASDHLDLSRPVVSRYLAELEDWVGARLMHRTTRKLSLTAAGTEILPRCRQMLDLSSDMQAAVSEPDDAPRGLLRISVSTSFGQAQLADAMAAYVKRFPGVSIDLQMLDRTVNLVDERIDLAIRTSNDLDPNLIARRLTVCRSVICASPAYLRDHPTPQRVEDLSQHNCLTHSYFGKSLWHFEQDGEQVSVPVQGNISANEASTLLRAAMAGAGVAMLPSYQAFVPIHSGELVRLLPDAEPRQMNMYAVYASRKHMPAALRSMLDFLVSRFPETPAWDVGL encoded by the coding sequence ATGGATCGTCTTCAAGCAATGCGGGTGTTCGTCACCGTCGTCGACCTCGGCAGCCAGTCAGCCGCGTCCGATCATCTGGACCTGTCGCGCCCGGTGGTGTCGCGCTATCTGGCCGAACTGGAGGACTGGGTCGGGGCGCGCTTGATGCATCGCACCACGCGCAAACTCAGCCTGACCGCCGCCGGCACCGAGATCCTGCCGCGCTGTCGGCAGATGCTCGATTTGTCGAGTGACATGCAGGCCGCCGTCAGCGAACCGGACGATGCACCACGCGGCTTGCTGCGGATCAGCGTCAGCACTTCATTCGGCCAGGCGCAACTGGCCGACGCCATGGCGGCGTACGTCAAACGTTTTCCCGGTGTCAGCATCGACCTGCAAATGCTCGATCGCACGGTGAACCTGGTGGACGAGCGCATTGACCTCGCGATCCGCACCAGTAACGACCTGGACCCGAACCTGATTGCCCGGCGGCTGACCGTCTGCCGTTCGGTGATCTGCGCCTCACCCGCCTACCTGCGTGACCATCCGACGCCGCAACGGGTGGAAGACTTGAGCCAACACAATTGCCTGACCCACTCCTACTTCGGCAAAAGCCTCTGGCATTTCGAGCAGGACGGCGAGCAGGTCTCGGTGCCGGTGCAGGGCAACATCAGCGCCAACGAAGCCAGCACTCTGCTGCGCGCAGCAATGGCCGGTGCCGGCGTGGCGATGCTGCCCAGCTACCAGGCGTTCGTGCCTATCCACAGCGGCGAACTGGTGCGCCTGCTGCCTGACGCCGAACCTCGGCAGATGAACATGTACGCGGTGTACGCCTCACGCAAACACATGCCCGCGGCACTGCGCAGCATGCTGGATTTTCTGGTGTCGAGATTTCCTGAAACACCGGCGTGGGATGTAGGGCTGTAA
- a CDS encoding LysR substrate-binding domain-containing protein, with protein sequence MKRLPPLPALHTFLITAQCCNFTRAAEQLHITQGAVSRQIAGLEEHLGYTLFHRQARGLSLTAEGLEWLPRIQQVFGLIDEAVEQVGAHRETLQLKASTCVMRWLLPRLLQWQRERPDVPVELTTTVQHGLDFHREQFDAAVMYGAPPDSSLASLHLFDEQLTPVCSQPLLDGPVPLHSPSDLDKHLLLHPTRDQRDWKAWLKAADVNLNTLGKGQHFETLDLAMSVASQGTGVAIGDWSLIGDDLSAGRLVMPFDLKVKTGLGYYLVFPQKPGPSPQLRELMEWLVVQAQAR encoded by the coding sequence ATGAAACGACTTCCACCCCTTCCCGCGTTGCACACGTTTCTGATCACCGCCCAGTGCTGTAATTTCACGCGGGCGGCCGAACAGCTGCACATCACCCAGGGTGCAGTGAGTCGGCAGATCGCCGGACTGGAAGAACATTTGGGCTACACGCTGTTTCACCGTCAGGCACGCGGGTTGAGCCTGACGGCCGAGGGGCTTGAGTGGCTGCCACGGATCCAGCAGGTGTTCGGTTTGATCGATGAGGCGGTGGAACAGGTGGGCGCGCACCGCGAAACCTTGCAGCTCAAGGCCTCGACCTGCGTCATGCGCTGGCTGCTGCCGCGCTTGCTGCAGTGGCAAAGGGAACGCCCGGACGTGCCGGTGGAACTGACCACCACGGTGCAACATGGCCTGGATTTTCATCGCGAACAGTTCGACGCCGCCGTCATGTACGGCGCACCGCCCGACAGTTCACTGGCGTCACTGCACCTGTTTGATGAGCAACTGACGCCGGTCTGTTCTCAACCACTGCTCGACGGCCCGGTGCCGCTGCACAGCCCGTCAGACCTGGATAAACATTTGCTGCTGCACCCAACGCGGGATCAGCGGGACTGGAAAGCCTGGTTGAAAGCGGCGGACGTCAACCTCAACACACTCGGCAAGGGCCAGCATTTCGAAACCCTGGACCTGGCAATGTCAGTGGCGTCTCAAGGGACGGGTGTGGCGATTGGGGATTGGTCGTTGATCGGCGATGACCTGAGTGCCGGACGGCTGGTCATGCCCTTTGATTTGAAGGTGAAAACGGGACTGGGATATTACCTGGTGTTCCCGCAGAAACCCGGACCGTCGCCGCAGCTGCGTGAGTTGATGGAGTGGCTGGTGGTGCAGGCCCAAGCGCGCTGA
- a CDS encoding ATPase, which yields MRNDANDDFDDVPSLRADPLDAGDFPTTAAVREHASIHARSASRGKDKVPSTGPLWALVGALFFAFAGLAWWSFQQISLMEQQLVATQESFARISEEAAGRLQDISGKVVASQSNVTSDSEALKLQIKQLESKLLEQNQQQQGVVGQTSDLDKRLAQIAAQNIEQHTVNTQLQTDLKALGAELTALKNTPTDTSKFDAQLKSLGADIAALKKQGNPSTAIERLEQELVVIKSQQDSHPVASQGSSANVAEFDAFRGQVTRNITTLQSQIQNLQQQLNARP from the coding sequence ATGCGTAACGATGCCAACGACGACTTCGACGATGTACCGAGCCTGCGCGCCGACCCTCTCGATGCCGGCGATTTTCCAACCACCGCCGCTGTCCGTGAACACGCCAGCATCCATGCGCGAAGCGCGAGCAGGGGCAAAGACAAAGTCCCCAGCACCGGTCCGCTGTGGGCCTTGGTCGGGGCATTGTTTTTTGCCTTTGCCGGCCTTGCCTGGTGGAGCTTTCAGCAGATTTCGCTGATGGAACAGCAATTGGTGGCGACTCAGGAAAGCTTCGCACGTATCAGCGAGGAAGCAGCGGGGCGCTTGCAGGATATTTCCGGCAAAGTGGTCGCCAGTCAGTCGAACGTCACCAGCGACAGCGAAGCGCTGAAACTGCAAATCAAGCAATTGGAAAGCAAGCTGCTGGAGCAGAACCAACAGCAGCAGGGCGTGGTCGGTCAGACGTCTGACCTCGACAAGCGCCTCGCACAGATTGCTGCACAGAACATTGAACAACACACCGTCAACACTCAGTTGCAAACCGACCTGAAAGCCCTGGGCGCTGAACTGACGGCCCTGAAAAATACCCCGACCGACACCAGCAAGTTCGATGCCCAGCTCAAAAGCCTTGGTGCCGATATCGCTGCCTTGAAGAAACAAGGCAACCCGAGCACGGCTATCGAACGCCTGGAGCAAGAATTGGTCGTGATCAAAAGCCAGCAGGACAGCCACCCGGTCGCCTCTCAAGGCAGCAGCGCCAATGTCGCCGAGTTCGACGCCTTCCGTGGCCAGGTCACGCGCAACATCACCACCCTGCAGAGCCAGATTCAGAACCTGCAGCAGCAGCTCAACGCTCGACCTTGA
- a CDS encoding LysR family transcriptional regulator ArgP has protein sequence MFDYKLLSALAAVVEQAGFERAAQVLGLSQSAISQRIKLLEARIGQPVLVRATPPVPTEIGRRLLNHVQQVRLLERDLQSAVPALDEEGLPERLRIALNADSLATWWAEAVGDFCAEQHLLLDLVVEDQTVGLKRMRAGEVAACVCASERPVAGARSVLLGAMRYRALASPAFIARHFPQGVKADQLARTPALVFGPDDFLQHRYLASLGVDGGFEHHLCPSSEGFIRLTEAGLGWGLVPELQVSEQLERGVLVELLPDKPIDVPLYWHHWRNGGQLLGLLTEHLVRLSKQWLVPLD, from the coding sequence ATGTTCGACTATAAATTGCTCTCCGCCCTGGCTGCGGTGGTCGAGCAGGCCGGGTTCGAGCGTGCCGCTCAGGTGTTGGGGTTGTCGCAATCGGCGATCTCCCAGCGCATCAAGTTGCTCGAAGCGCGCATCGGCCAACCCGTGTTGGTGCGGGCGACGCCGCCGGTGCCGACCGAGATTGGCCGGCGTTTGCTCAACCATGTGCAGCAGGTGCGTTTGCTGGAGCGCGACCTGCAAAGCGCGGTGCCGGCACTGGACGAAGAAGGCTTGCCGGAGCGCCTGCGCATTGCGCTCAATGCCGACAGTCTGGCCACGTGGTGGGCCGAGGCGGTGGGCGACTTTTGCGCTGAGCAACATCTATTGCTCGACCTGGTGGTGGAGGATCAGACCGTTGGCCTCAAACGCATGCGCGCCGGTGAAGTGGCGGCGTGCGTGTGTGCCAGTGAACGCCCGGTGGCGGGCGCCCGCAGCGTGTTGCTGGGCGCCATGCGTTACCGTGCTTTGGCCAGCCCGGCGTTTATTGCCCGTCATTTCCCCCAAGGGGTGAAGGCCGATCAGTTGGCCCGCACGCCAGCGCTGGTGTTTGGTCCGGATGACTTTTTGCAGCACCGTTACCTGGCGTCATTGGGTGTGGACGGCGGCTTCGAACATCATTTGTGCCCGTCATCCGAAGGCTTTATCCGTCTGACCGAAGCCGGTCTGGGTTGGGGGCTGGTGCCGGAGTTGCAGGTGAGCGAGCAGCTTGAACGCGGTGTGCTGGTGGAGTTGTTGCCAGATAAACCGATCGATGTGCCGTTGTACTGGCATCATTGGCGCAATGGTGGCCAGTTGCTGGGGTTACTCACCGAGCATCTGGTGCGTTTATCTAAACAGTGGCTGGTGCCGTTGGACTGA
- a CDS encoding LysE/ArgO family amino acid transporter: MWQSYVNGLLVAAGLIMAIGTQNAFVLAQSLRREHHLPVAALCVTCDALLVAAGVFGLATILAQNPLLLATARWGGAAFLLWYGSLALRRACSKQSLQQSENQTVRSLRAVMLSALAVTLLNPHVYLDTVLLIGSLGAQQTVPGAYVVGAASASLLWFFTLALGAAWLAPWLARPSTWRILDLLVAVMMFAVAFQLISAA, from the coding sequence ATGTGGCAAAGCTATGTGAACGGCCTGTTGGTCGCTGCGGGACTGATCATGGCGATCGGTACGCAAAATGCGTTTGTGCTGGCGCAAAGCCTGCGCCGCGAACATCACCTGCCAGTGGCGGCGCTCTGCGTGACCTGCGATGCGTTGCTGGTGGCGGCCGGGGTGTTCGGGCTGGCGACGATCCTCGCGCAAAATCCACTGTTACTGGCGACCGCCCGTTGGGGTGGCGCGGCCTTCCTGCTGTGGTACGGCAGCCTGGCACTGCGTCGCGCCTGTTCGAAGCAAAGCCTGCAACAGAGCGAAAACCAGACCGTGCGTTCATTGCGAGCGGTCATGCTCAGTGCACTGGCGGTGACGCTGCTCAATCCTCACGTGTATCTGGACACCGTGTTGCTGATCGGTTCTCTCGGGGCCCAACAAACAGTGCCCGGCGCTTATGTGGTGGGCGCGGCCAGCGCGTCATTGCTGTGGTTTTTCACCCTGGCGCTGGGCGCCGCGTGGCTGGCTCCGTGGCTGGCACGCCCAAGCACCTGGCGGATTCTCGACCTGCTGGTGGCGGTGATGATGTTTGCGGTGGCCTTTCAACTGATCAGCGCCGCCTGA
- a CDS encoding NAD-dependent epimerase/dehydratase family protein, translating into MKILVTGASGFIGGRFARFALEQGLDVRVNGRRAEGVEHLVRRGAQFVQGDLSDPELVRELCADVEAVVHCAGAVGLWGRYQDFHQGNVLVTENVVEACLKQNVRRLVHLSSPSIYFDGRDHLGLTEEQVPKRFKHPYAATKYLAEQKVFGAQEFGLEVLALRPRFVTGAGDMSIFPRLLSMQRKGRLAIIGNGLNKVDFTSMQNLNDAMLSCLLATGSALGKAYNISNGTPLPLWDVVNYVMRQMEVPQVTRHRSYGVAYSVAALNEGFCALWPGRPEPTLSRLGMQVMNKNFTLDISRARHYLDYDPKVSLWTALDEFCGWWKAQDPGTK; encoded by the coding sequence ATGAAAATTCTGGTCACCGGCGCAAGCGGCTTCATTGGCGGGCGCTTTGCGCGATTCGCCCTGGAGCAAGGCCTGGACGTACGGGTCAACGGCCGACGGGCCGAAGGCGTCGAACATCTGGTACGGCGGGGCGCGCAGTTCGTGCAGGGCGACTTGAGTGACCCGGAGCTGGTTCGCGAGCTGTGCGCAGACGTCGAGGCCGTGGTGCATTGCGCGGGTGCGGTGGGGCTTTGGGGGCGTTATCAGGACTTCCATCAGGGTAACGTGCTGGTCACCGAAAACGTGGTCGAAGCCTGCCTGAAGCAAAACGTTCGGCGGCTGGTGCACTTGTCGTCACCCTCGATCTACTTCGATGGCCGCGATCACTTGGGGCTGACCGAAGAGCAGGTGCCCAAGCGTTTCAAACATCCTTATGCGGCGACCAAATACCTGGCCGAGCAAAAGGTATTCGGCGCTCAGGAGTTCGGCCTCGAAGTACTCGCCCTGCGCCCGCGTTTCGTCACCGGTGCGGGTGACATGAGTATCTTCCCGCGTCTGCTGAGCATGCAGCGCAAAGGGCGTTTGGCAATCATTGGCAATGGCCTGAACAAGGTCGATTTCACCAGCATGCAGAACCTTAACGACGCCATGCTCAGCTGTTTGCTGGCGACGGGGTCCGCGCTTGGCAAGGCCTACAACATCAGCAACGGCACACCGTTACCGCTGTGGGATGTGGTCAATTATGTGATGCGTCAGATGGAAGTCCCACAGGTGACTCGCCACCGTTCCTACGGCGTGGCCTACAGCGTTGCGGCGCTGAACGAGGGCTTTTGCGCACTTTGGCCGGGGCGTCCGGAGCCGACACTGTCACGCTTGGGCATGCAGGTGATGAACAAAAACTTCACCCTCGATATCAGCCGCGCCCGGCATTATCTGGACTACGATCCCAAGGTCAGTCTGTGGACGGCGCTCGATGAGTTTTGCGGCTGGTGGAAGGCTCAGGACCCGGGCACAAAATAA
- a CDS encoding helix-turn-helix domain-containing protein produces the protein MNKPALPSIPVFKRYGESLDWPTPDLLHCETISKRSREHQWEIKPHRHADLCQLLFVFKGQVELEIEGQRTQLGEAAIQILPPLLVHGFRFSEEVEGFVVTLAAPLVAHLQAQLGNSVNALALAESYSAGIDADYLNSLFSALQNEYVGHQPAREMLMHSLVSVIMVWVSRQVIQRRAARQRPQRAREYLNGFIQLVEENYRQHVKVEDLAHRLGISVSHLNGTCRELAGQPALQIMHERQLLEAKRLLTYTSMTIYEMSDVLGFSDPTNFTRLFRRRVGISPKAFRDRLKADQDSEG, from the coding sequence ATGAACAAGCCTGCCCTTCCTTCGATTCCCGTATTCAAACGCTATGGCGAGAGCCTGGACTGGCCAACTCCTGACTTGCTGCATTGTGAAACCATTTCCAAACGCAGCCGCGAACATCAATGGGAAATCAAACCCCATCGGCATGCCGATTTGTGTCAGTTACTGTTTGTGTTCAAAGGCCAGGTGGAGCTTGAGATCGAGGGCCAGCGTACGCAGCTGGGTGAAGCCGCGATCCAGATCCTGCCTCCGCTGTTGGTACACGGTTTTCGTTTTTCCGAAGAGGTAGAAGGCTTTGTGGTGACGCTGGCCGCACCGCTGGTGGCTCATCTTCAAGCACAGCTGGGCAATTCGGTGAATGCCCTGGCGCTGGCGGAAAGTTACTCGGCAGGTATAGACGCGGACTACCTCAACAGCCTGTTTTCTGCCTTGCAGAATGAATACGTCGGGCATCAGCCCGCACGCGAAATGCTCATGCATTCGCTGGTCAGCGTGATCATGGTCTGGGTCAGCCGTCAGGTGATCCAGCGCCGCGCCGCCCGCCAGCGACCACAGCGTGCGCGGGAATACCTCAACGGGTTTATTCAGCTGGTCGAAGAGAATTATCGCCAGCACGTGAAGGTCGAGGATCTGGCACACCGGCTGGGGATTTCCGTGTCCCACCTCAACGGCACCTGCCGTGAGCTGGCGGGGCAACCGGCGTTGCAGATCATGCACGAGCGTCAGTTGCTGGAGGCCAAGCGACTGCTGACCTACACCAGCATGACCATTTATGAGATGTCGGATGTGTTGGGTTTCTCCGACCCGACCAATTTCACGCGGCTGTTTCGACGCCGTGTCGGGATCTCACCAAAAGCGTTTCGGGATCGCTTGAAGGCTGATCAGGACAGCGAGGGCTAA
- a CDS encoding superoxide dismutase → MAFELPPLPYAHDALQPHISKETLEYHHDKHHNTYVVNLNNLVPGTEFEGKTLEQIVKTSSGGIFNNAAQVWNHTFYWNCLAPNAGGQPTGALAEAINAAFGSFDKFKEEFTKTSVGTFGSGWGWLVKKADGSLALASTIGAGNPLTSGDTPLLTCDVWEHAYYIDYRNLRPKYVEAFWNLVNWKFVAEQFEGKTFTA, encoded by the coding sequence ATGGCTTTCGAATTGCCGCCACTGCCTTACGCACACGATGCACTGCAGCCGCACATTTCCAAGGAAACGCTGGAATATCACCACGACAAGCACCACAACACCTATGTCGTGAACCTGAACAACCTGGTGCCAGGCACCGAGTTCGAAGGCAAGACCCTGGAACAAATCGTCAAGACTTCTTCGGGTGGCATCTTCAACAACGCCGCTCAGGTCTGGAACCACACTTTCTACTGGAACTGCCTGGCGCCAAACGCTGGCGGTCAACCAACCGGCGCACTGGCTGAAGCAATCAACGCTGCTTTCGGTTCGTTCGACAAGTTCAAAGAAGAGTTCACCAAGACTTCGGTCGGCACCTTCGGTTCCGGTTGGGGCTGGCTGGTGAAAAAAGCTGACGGTTCCCTGGCCCTGGCCAGCACCATCGGCGCCGGCAACCCGCTGACCAGCGGCGACACCCCGCTGCTGACCTGCGACGTCTGGGAACACGCTTACTACATCGACTACCGCAACCTGCGTCCGAAGTACGTTGAAGCGTTCTGGAACCTGGTCAACTGGAAGTTCGTGGCTGAGCAGTTCGAAGGCAAGACCTTCACCGCTTAA
- a CDS encoding NAD(P)-dependent oxidoreductase: MSKIAIIGATGRAGSQLLEEALRRGHSVTAIARDTSKISPRAGVVTRNVDVADSAALQAAVADVDVVISAAHFAPIPASAIIEPVKKAGVKRLLVVGGAGSLLVPDGSKVIESPNFPEEYKAEATAGGVYLDTLRQEKDLDWTFLSPSALFVEGERTGTFRVGKDDLLVSAEGKSWITFADYAIAMLDEVEKPAHSRQRFTVGY; this comes from the coding sequence ATGAGCAAGATCGCAATCATTGGCGCCACCGGTCGTGCCGGTAGCCAACTGCTGGAAGAAGCCCTGCGTCGTGGCCACAGCGTCACCGCCATCGCCCGCGACACCTCGAAAATCAGCCCGCGTGCCGGTGTTGTCACCCGGAACGTCGATGTTGCCGACAGCGCAGCGTTGCAAGCGGCGGTTGCAGATGTTGATGTGGTGATCAGCGCGGCACACTTTGCGCCGATTCCGGCCAGCGCGATTATCGAGCCGGTCAAAAAGGCCGGCGTGAAACGTCTGCTGGTGGTGGGCGGTGCCGGTTCCCTGTTGGTGCCGGATGGCAGCAAAGTCATCGAGTCCCCGAACTTTCCTGAAGAGTACAAGGCCGAGGCCACTGCCGGTGGCGTCTACCTCGACACCTTGCGTCAGGAAAAGGATCTGGACTGGACCTTCCTGTCACCGTCGGCGCTGTTTGTCGAAGGCGAGCGCACCGGCACCTTCCGTGTGGGCAAGGACGATCTGCTGGTAAGCGCCGAAGGCAAGAGCTGGATCACCTTCGCCGACTACGCGATTGCGATGCTCGATGAAGTCGAGAAGCCAGCGCATAGCCGTCAGCGGTTTACCGTGGGTTACTGA
- a CDS encoding MDR family MFS transporter: MTHLNPPDSTKPAIRSVLISLMLAIFLGALDQTIVAVSMPAISAQFKDVNLLAWVISGYMVAMTVAVPIYGKLGDLYGRRRLMLFGMGLFTLASVLCGMAQSMEQLVLARIIQGIGAGGMISVSQAIIGDIVPPRERGRYQGYFSSMYAMASVAGPVLGGYMTEYLSWRWVFLINLPLGLGAWLVANRTLVGLPVPQRKPIIDYLGTLLMIIGLTALLLGITQFGQGHSWRSSEVLGLLACAVLTLALFVWHERRAREPLLPMHLFANRNAILCWCTIFFTSFQAISLIVLMPLRFQSVTGAGADSAALHLLPLAMGLPMGAYFAGRRTSVTGRYKPMILTGALLTPIAILGMAFSPPQAMFISSAFMLLSGIAAGMQFPTSLVGTQNSVEQRDIGVATSTTNLFRSLGGAMGVALMSALLLALLQDSSFAHLTGSALIAEGSSGSVLLDGLNAAPGDAQNALRAELLLTFRHLLMVSAAVSLLGLAAAIAMPNMLLRGREDKVR, translated from the coding sequence GTGACCCATCTGAACCCGCCTGACTCCACCAAACCGGCGATCCGCAGTGTGCTGATCTCCCTGATGCTGGCGATCTTTCTCGGCGCGCTGGATCAAACCATCGTCGCCGTCTCGATGCCGGCGATTTCCGCACAGTTCAAGGATGTGAATCTGCTGGCCTGGGTGATCTCCGGTTACATGGTGGCGATGACGGTGGCCGTGCCGATCTACGGCAAGCTCGGTGACCTGTACGGTCGCCGGCGGCTGATGCTGTTCGGCATGGGGCTGTTCACGTTGGCCTCGGTATTGTGCGGCATGGCCCAGAGCATGGAGCAGCTGGTGCTGGCGCGGATCATTCAGGGCATCGGCGCGGGCGGGATGATTTCGGTCAGCCAGGCGATCATCGGCGACATCGTGCCGCCTCGCGAACGCGGACGTTATCAGGGGTATTTCAGCAGTATGTACGCGATGGCCAGCGTGGCCGGGCCGGTGCTCGGCGGTTACATGACCGAGTACCTGTCGTGGCGCTGGGTGTTTCTGATCAACCTGCCGCTGGGCCTGGGTGCCTGGCTGGTGGCCAATCGCACGCTGGTGGGTTTACCGGTGCCGCAGCGCAAGCCGATCATCGACTACCTCGGCACACTGCTGATGATCATCGGCCTGACCGCATTGCTGCTGGGCATCACTCAGTTTGGCCAAGGGCATTCGTGGCGCAGCAGCGAAGTGCTCGGGTTGCTGGCGTGTGCGGTGCTGACCCTGGCGCTGTTCGTCTGGCATGAGCGCCGGGCGCGCGAGCCGTTGCTGCCGATGCACCTGTTCGCCAACCGCAATGCGATCCTCTGCTGGTGCACGATTTTCTTCACCAGTTTCCAGGCGATTTCGCTGATCGTGCTGATGCCGCTGCGCTTCCAGAGCGTCACCGGGGCCGGGGCCGACAGTGCGGCGCTGCACCTGTTGCCGTTGGCGATGGGGTTGCCGATGGGTGCCTATTTCGCCGGGCGCCGGACCTCGGTGACCGGTCGCTACAAACCGATGATCCTGACAGGCGCCCTGCTCACCCCGATCGCGATTCTCGGCATGGCGTTCAGTCCGCCGCAAGCGATGTTCATCAGTAGCGCCTTCATGTTGCTCAGCGGCATCGCCGCCGGCATGCAGTTCCCGACCTCCTTGGTCGGCACGCAAAACTCGGTGGAACAACGGGACATCGGCGTCGCCACCAGCACCACCAACCTGTTTCGCTCACTGGGCGGCGCGATGGGAGTGGCATTGATGTCGGCCCTGTTGCTGGCGCTGTTGCAGGATTCGAGCTTCGCCCATTTGACCGGCTCGGCGCTGATCGCCGAGGGCAGCTCCGGGAGCGTTCTGCTCGACGGTTTGAACGCCGCACCGGGCGACGCTCAAAACGCCTTGCGCGCCGAGCTGCTGCTGACCTTCCGGCATTTGCTGATGGTCAGCGCGGCGGTGTCGTTGCTGGGATTGGCGGCGGCGATTGCGATGCCGAACATGTTGCTGCGTGGGCGGGAAGACAAGGTCAGGTAA
- a CDS encoding MBL fold metallo-hydrolase, translated as MIGFTSLKRLLLATATLGFAAHAAAATPALTLDVYNPGTAAIFPVTSVLVSGEKEAILVDAQFGKSQAEQVVEKIRASGKQLTTIYISHGDPDYYFGLDTITAAFPKAKVLASQPTVDHIKATVEGKVAFWGPKMGADVPAKTIVPGVLKGHSLTLEGKKLDIIGLDGKQPDRTFVWIPSIKAVVGGVVVAENIHVWMADTQTAQSHADWLTTLNTIDSLKPNTIVPGHYLGDSARSLAAVHFTADYIKAFDEETAKAKDSVELIAAMKKRYPNLGEESSLELSAKVAKGEMKW; from the coding sequence ATGATCGGCTTCACTTCTCTCAAGCGTCTTTTACTCGCCACCGCCACCCTGGGCTTTGCGGCTCATGCGGCAGCCGCCACGCCGGCACTCACCCTGGACGTTTACAACCCGGGCACCGCCGCTATCTTCCCGGTGACCTCGGTACTGGTCAGCGGCGAGAAAGAAGCGATTCTGGTGGACGCGCAATTCGGCAAATCCCAGGCCGAGCAGGTGGTGGAAAAAATCCGCGCCAGCGGCAAGCAATTGACCACCATCTACATCAGCCACGGTGACCCGGATTACTACTTCGGCCTGGACACCATCACTGCCGCTTTCCCAAAAGCCAAGGTGCTCGCCTCGCAGCCGACGGTTGATCACATCAAAGCGACCGTTGAAGGCAAAGTGGCGTTCTGGGGGCCGAAAATGGGTGCTGATGTACCGGCAAAAACCATCGTGCCGGGCGTGCTCAAGGGCCACAGCCTGACCCTGGAAGGCAAGAAGCTGGACATCATCGGCCTGGACGGCAAACAACCGGACCGGACCTTTGTCTGGATCCCGTCGATCAAAGCCGTGGTCGGCGGTGTGGTCGTCGCGGAAAACATTCACGTGTGGATGGCCGATACCCAAACCGCTCAGTCACACGCTGATTGGTTGACTACCCTGAACACCATCGACAGTCTGAAACCGAACACCATTGTTCCAGGTCATTACCTGGGTGACAGCGCACGTTCGCTGGCCGCCGTGCACTTCACCGCCGACTACATCAAGGCCTTTGATGAAGAAACCGCCAAGGCCAAAGATTCGGTCGAGCTGATCGCTGCGATGAAAAAACGTTACCCGAACCTCGGCGAAGAAAGCTCGCTTGAGCTGAGCGCCAAAGTCGCCAAGGGCGAGATGAAGTGGTAA